From Penaeus monodon isolate SGIC_2016 chromosome 6, NSTDA_Pmon_1, whole genome shotgun sequence, the proteins below share one genomic window:
- the LOC119574207 gene encoding sodium-dependent noradrenaline transporter-like isoform X2 — MASSGESLPNVDGEKEGRGHWSHKCDYLFTMTGYAIGLSNVWRFPYLCYLNGGGAFLVPYLLTLVLVGIPLFFLETAVGQFSSSSCLAVFSVCPAFKGLGMASLAINLVTLTYYIILVSYPLLFLAHSFSWDLPWASCGNSWNSPNCTAVVHFL; from the exons ATGGCTTCGAGCGGCGAGAGCCTCCCCAACGTAGACGGCGAGAAGGAAGGGCGAGGACACTGGTCACACAAATGTGACTACCTCTTCACAATGACGGGCTATGCTATCGGGCTTAGCAACGTGTGGAGATTCCCTTACCTGTGTTATTTAAATGGCGGAG GGGCGTTCCTGGTCCCCTACCTACTGACGCTGGTACTGGTGGGCATCCCGCTGTTCTTCCTGGAGACGGCCGTCGGGCAGTTTAGTTCCTCCAGCTGCCTCGCCGTCTTCTCCGTCTGCCCGGCTTTCAAAG GTCTTGGTATGGCATCCCTCGCTATCAACTTGGTGACACTAACGTACTACATCATTTTAGTCTCGTATCCCCTGCTGTTCCTCGCCCACTCCTTCAGCTGGGACCTTCCGTGGGCCTCGTGCGGGAACAGCTGGAATTCGCCCAACTGCACGGCC GTGGTGCATTTTCTGTAG
- the LOC119574207 gene encoding sodium-dependent noradrenaline transporter-like isoform X1 has translation MASSGESLPNVDGEKEGRGHWSHKCDYLFTMTGYAIGLSNVWRFPYLCYLNGGGAFLVPYLLTLVLVGIPLFFLETAVGQFSSSSCLAVFSVCPAFKGLGMASLAINLVTLTYYIILVSYPLLFLAHSFSWDLPWASCGNSWNSPNCTAQDNVCILSSKTCWPDCNAPDFLKWLINYVTVV, from the exons ATGGCTTCGAGCGGCGAGAGCCTCCCCAACGTAGACGGCGAGAAGGAAGGGCGAGGACACTGGTCACACAAATGTGACTACCTCTTCACAATGACGGGCTATGCTATCGGGCTTAGCAACGTGTGGAGATTCCCTTACCTGTGTTATTTAAATGGCGGAG GGGCGTTCCTGGTCCCCTACCTACTGACGCTGGTACTGGTGGGCATCCCGCTGTTCTTCCTGGAGACGGCCGTCGGGCAGTTTAGTTCCTCCAGCTGCCTCGCCGTCTTCTCCGTCTGCCCGGCTTTCAAAG GTCTTGGTATGGCATCCCTCGCTATCAACTTGGTGACACTAACGTACTACATCATTTTAGTCTCGTATCCCCTGCTGTTCCTCGCCCACTCCTTCAGCTGGGACCTTCCGTGGGCCTCGTGCGGGAACAGCTGGAATTCGCCCAACTGCACGGCC CAAGACAACGTGTGTATCCTATCGTCCAAGACCTGCTGGCCAGACTGCAATGCTCCTGACTTCCTTAAGTGGCTAATCAATTATGTCACAGTAGTGTAA